In Methanofastidiosum sp., a single window of DNA contains:
- a CDS encoding cobalamin-dependent protein (Presence of a B(12) (cobalamin)-binding domain implies dependence on cobalamin itself, in one of its several forms, or in some unusual lineages, dependence on a cobalamin-like analog.), whose amino-acid sequence MNEFEIEAGDFYDLAKVYLDSLLRVNKDAASRLILKAVEQGTDIKNIYLYVFESSQHEIGRLWQTNQISVAQEHFCTAATQMIMSQLYPYIFSSSKNGYKMIATCVEGELHEIGIRMLADLFEMEGWDTYYLGANTPTPSIIDTIKSMKPDLLAISASIHYNVDNVKTLIKQIRESNLIPPIKIFVGGRPFLLAPEMWKKVGADACTSNALEAIILANKIIINQGVKSNVK is encoded by the coding sequence ATGAACGAGTTCGAAATTGAAGCAGGAGATTTCTATGACCTAGCCAAAGTATATTTAGATTCCCTTCTAAGAGTTAATAAAGATGCAGCAAGTCGTTTGATATTAAAAGCTGTTGAACAAGGCACGGATATTAAAAATATTTATCTTTATGTATTTGAATCTTCCCAACATGAAATTGGGCGTCTGTGGCAAACTAATCAGATTTCTGTGGCTCAAGAACACTTTTGCACAGCCGCTACTCAAATGATTATGTCTCAGCTTTATCCTTACATATTTAGCAGTAGTAAAAACGGATACAAGATGATAGCAACATGCGTGGAAGGAGAATTACATGAAATAGGTATTCGAATGTTGGCCGATTTGTTTGAAATGGAGGGTTGGGATACTTATTATCTTGGTGCAAATACTCCAACTCCAAGCATTATAGATACTATTAAGAGCATGAAACCTGATTTATTGGCAATATCCGCTTCAATTCATTATAATGTAGATAATGTAAAAACTTTAATCAAACAAATTCGTGAATCCAACTTGATTCCCCCTATAAAAATTTTTGTCGGAGGTAGGCCCTTCCTTTTAGCACCAGAAATGTGGAAAAAGGTTGGGGCTGATGCGTGTACATCTAATGCTTTAGAAGCTATTATTTTAGCCAATAAAATTATTATTAATCAAGGTGTGAAATCAAATGTCAAATGA